TTCAAAGtataaacaaatacagtcaATAAGAGCTCTGGAGCACAGTCTGGggttccctcctgttttctctccGTGTCATATAAACAAATGACTCTCCACCAAACAAAAAGCCTTGGGGGACTATCACAGCCACTGGCCTATGTGGAGCATGTTAACACAGCCTCACTACACAAAGGTAGATAGTGCACACAGACGAGCTAACACTCATCATGTGACAGAGCGCTATGCCTTCTCCACCAGTCTGAGGAATAAAACCTCAAATTTGATTACAAGCAACCTTTGGCTCCCTGGCCATCGCACAATAGGCTGAGCTGTCTGGGCCAATTTCCATGCTCAGCATGAGGTATCTACACGCGCAGACCGGAGCTCCCTGCCACCcaccctccctcaccccccGACCAGTGTGGATATGCCTGTTTACTGTGCCTAAACTCCGGGTCTGTCGCCCCTCTTGTTGGACTTTCTATTATGATGTTGAGGATCATTAGTTGCAGTGTGAAAGGTTACACAAGCCTCTCACTAGTCGTGTTTGTACCAAAACATCACTacatgcatgtctgtgtgtgtgttggtgtgaccatttttattttacagttctGACCCTCATACATGCAGCATATGCCCCGACGACACTGAAGACTGGCACTGTATGAATACTGAAGTGGTTCAGCCTGCTGCCTGTGGAGCCACATATGATCACTCGATGACCAAAAAACTTCCAGGACTTAAACCCCTCCAAAATAAAAGATGTGGCTGCGAGGGAAATTATAAAACTGTCATGTTATAGAAGAGcttctcagtcagtcagtcagtctgtgagtaTTATTTAAAGTGCATTTGCCTCCacataaatgtttcattttaaagatttaaaaataacagtacaAAGAAATTTATGTACAGAACAAATAAGAGAATTCGTTTTATCATTGCATATAATTGGAAACAGAAAACTTGAAAAATGCAACATCAATACCAAATTTATTAAGAAATCAGGCTTGaatttacaaatattttatGAAAGGAATGAAAAACGCTTTCTCTTCATcagctttttgctttttctcatgatttttttaaagagaaaatgtcGTATCTTACAATGTATATACCCGTATTTATTCACACCAACGTgacctgtttttaaatgattttgcaATCAGTAATACCTTTACTGAGAAATGTTCTCAAATGAAACAGAAAGGAGCACATTGCGAATGAATTGCTGAGGGGTTTGTATGGGGCACAATGGGAGgctggagaaaagagaaaactatTTACTACTGGAGAAGACTGTTTGGTGCATGTTAAACTTTGGCCAGCAGTTCATTGTCTCTGGTGTCTATCATTTAATAGGCTAGTTGACATAATGAATGAGCCAGACCCACCTTCTGCCACTCTAGAAAGGACCCCAGCCTTATCTGAATTGAGAAGCACATTAGagcctctcagccaatcaggacaCAGCCCTGTAGCAAAGTGCAGGGCCgaaagaggaagagcaggaaaCTTTTGTTTTGCTCGGAGTTTAATGAAGTTGGCCTGGTCACTCAAGAAGGGATTAAAGGAGAAGTAAGTGTCACTGAGCTGTGACTGCTGAAGAGGGAACTCAAGTGTTCGGGTCACTGTGTGAACAGGATGGTCTCAGTACAGAGCTGCACCAGGAGGAATATGGCTGGCTCTCCTCCTGCTTTACCAGGTTTCGGGAACTCTGGAAAATGCTTTCTTATTGACAATCTGCTGCAGTCACAGACACCTACAGCCCGACCAGAAGGGACAGTGGGTGGTCACCTGAGACTGGCAGCATGCGAACGTCCGAGGAGAACCTGGGGCTCTGAACACGGAGCCTACCACAGCCAGGCCCACAGTCCCCAACAGGTGAAGAATTTAGGAGGACAACTTCTGCCACACTCAGGTAAACTGATCTGATTTTTAACAAGcagactttttaaacaaaatatatctATATTATGTCAAGAGTAAAGTTGTGGTAAATTACACTTTGTCTTGATGAcaggaatttcttttttatctctctctcacaaacaaTTAATTTTTTCCAACCTGTTAGATTAATGTCAAGAATGaatattgtttaatttgtagAGTTTTTGTCACAGATCTAAAGTTTAACTTAGGTTGATTATATACGTACATCTGTCTGAAATTACATATATGACATTGTATATTATATGTATCTTTGTAAGGTTCATATACTCTACACACTGACATGTCATATGTATATGacttaaaagaaagaaagctggTCAACCATTAAAATGTCCCTGCGTTGCTTTTTGCAAGTATATCACTGTATTTTTCCACTACCTCTTTTATAACTTAATTAACgatatttttcaaatgttaatataaGTCTGTGTTAGTCATGTATATGCTCAATGGGGCAGTCAAACTAACCTAAGTAAGAATTCTGTGAAATAtaatttttgaaatgtttgggtacttacaaaatacagaaaattaaaacaaatcatttatAAAGGAAAATCAATAAcgaataatattttaaaacttttaaatttcattaaaaagataaatCCTTGATATGAGTCTTGATGGAAAATAACTGACTGAAAAGAAAGATaagacaaattaaacatttaaaattaaattactaTAAACGTGCAAAAATAACAATCATGTGGAATTGGGATTATGTCTGAATTATGACTGAAgcaattcattttcaaactgaATTAGTAAATCTATCTTATATTGgtagttttcaaatgaaatgtaacTGCTAAAACATCGAAATATCAAATAGAAAATGTTCCATCTACATGCATCACCTAAAGCGCAGCAAGCTTgtaaaaatcaaagtaaaaaggaAACAACTGTAAGTAATTGGACAAGGCAGGACTCCAGGTATAGTCTCTCGTGGATCAAACCTGTCTCACCTAGTTACTACACGACCAGAACTGACTGTCCCTGTCTATCTTTGCAGGTGTATTGAGCAGTGTTTTCCTGCGGAGCCCGCAGTATCTGCTGGCATGCTGTGGTGGGTCCAGCCCCCCTCCTGTCTTCTCCAGTGAGTGTTTTATGCCTCATCAGCAATGCCTCAGCTACTCTCTAAGCATTAGCAGCAGGGTCTCTCATGCTCTCCACAGCTAATTACTGATGCAATGCCAAAGAGCTAATTCTCCGCTCAACTCTGCACAGCTCTATTCATAACCATTCACGGCTGTTTAGGACGGGGAAGAGGGGTGGGTTGCAAGGCTTTTAAGAGTCCCTGGGGCCCCCTATTTTGTACTTGCAAATACACACTTTTAGCAGCGCAAATATGCAGAGCTAATAAACATCTTGTCTTCTGTCATATTAAGATTATAATTACCAGGTGTGAATTCTCACTGCTGAATGAGGCAGATTGTTTAAAGCTGAGCATTCTCTCAGCACATAAAACAGAGTTTGGTTGTGAATACCAACATCTTCAAGGTAGATTTTCAGCCTGcataaaatctgaaaacatcCAGAAAACCTGTAATTTAACCTCAAATATTATCCTAAAGAAGTTTTCCTCTGCAATTTGCTTAGAAAGTTTCAGTAATACTATTTTAGATGTGTGTAGAGAGTACCACTTGGACTCTTATAGTATTAATTAAGACTAGCAGCTGTCATTTTGTGGCATTGTCCCACAGCAATTGGAAGTTATTAGTTGCTGGAACCTGAGATGCCTGTCAAATGATGTCAAATGTTGTGCAAAATAGCACAAATCAGAAAGCCCTCATCCCACATGTCCCTGGAGTCCTCTTAGTAGGCTGACACTTTCCCACAGTGCCCAGCAACACAACAATGCCAAGTCTGGCCGTGACCAATCGGCACTTTCACTCCACCATCCACACGCGACCTCACTGCAATTTTTCACTGCAGCAATGAACTCCGCTTAGCACAAAAAACTTGCCCATTTCTCTACAGAAGTGGGCTGCACCAGGAACATCCCCCAGCCATTGTGTGGCTAAAGAGCTTGGTTCGCCGACCCCCTCCTTTCTCCTGTCCTTCAACTCTCATTCCTGCCCATTGGAGACTTCTTGACTAGGACATAAAGCATTCAATGAAAGTGACTTTTATAGACTTATTCGAGCTCATCTTCACATACAAACTGGCTTCATACCTGCAAGTGAAAAGATTTAGTGTTGGGCCAGTGAACCATCGAGTAATGGCATTTCCATTGAACGGCTCTATTGTTGGTGTCCCACAGGGCTCTATAGCTGGCCCACTGGGGTAGACACACACGTTGCCCAGGAATGACCTGGTAATCAGCTATTTAAGTGAAAGCCATTGAGTCCCAATAGAGAAGTGAGAAGCATGTCCAAACCTGTTATGTGCTCCCCAGAGGTGGTCTATGTGCAGATTTGTCGTACAGATTAAAAAGGCAACACTGAATAGATCGGATAAATTGTTCCACTTGACTTTTGTTGTGCGTGCACCTGTGagtgaagtagcgtgggattGCTCCTCACAGTTCATCAAATCCCTTTTTCTCAGTTCAACTGGCTTTCTATTCTCTTTAGTCACCCCCAGTTTGTTAAATTGGAcaaatggagaaaaagaaatcaaatgtgAGCGATGAAGTGAGAGTGACAAAAACAGGCATGATCTTAGATTGAAAGGGTAGGACGTGGTATAGTTGGTAAAGTTTCCTTATTGATTGTGTGGATGGATTTAGaaattgttcctttaaattaGAATTCATAGGACACTTTGGAAAATGATTCACAGGCAAATTCACTACATACAGCcacactttattttacaattgTGTGCACTGTCCACGTGTGACAATTGCTAATCAATGACCCAATTTTCACTGATGTTGACACAGTAGTTTCAACACACTgaaactgattgttttttttattccaatttCTGTTTCAGAAGGAGCAAATATTCGAATGTGGTCAGCTGATATAAGCCCTAAATCACGCAGAGGGATCCTCAGGAGGGCTGTGTTCTCTGAAGAACAACGAAAGGAGCTGGAGAGAACTTTTCGGAGACAGAAATACATCAGCAAGACAGACCGGAACAAACTGGCAGCTGATCTCAGTCTCAAGGAGTCACAGGTAATTGAGCATAAATCACCAAAAGTTTACCTGATTAATCTTTGATTCTAAAAAGACATTAAGtagaaataaaagcatgtataATATTCAATATTCTAAAGTTTCttaattttataatttaaattttatatacattttgaCCTGAGTTAttacaaatcaaatcatttGAAATTCCTCTCTATTCTTTTGCTACTTTAGGTGAAGATCTGGTTCCAGAACCGCCGCATGAAGTGGAGGAACTGTAAGGAGAAAGAGGTTCATAACACTCGCTCCCCAATGGACGAGCTCATGGCCCAAGGTCTCGctcaggaagaggaggaaccATCTAAGAATCACACTGACGCAAAGACAGAGAGGTCACCACCACAGAAGAGTGTCAGGGAcacatgagaagaaaataaGCTGTAGGGTACAGCACTGGGAGgattttaaaatatgtgtatGGTATACACTGTGAGGACTAACACTGATAGTATTGACCTTTCAATGCTGTTCTGTTGCGTCACGAATGTAATTAGGTTCAAGTGCTCGGTCAATCATCTTATTGCATTTCACTGGCTTCAGTAAGCAATGTATTGGTACACTAATAAGACTTTCCAGGAATGATTCCCACTCTTCGATTGTAATAGCAATCAGTAAGAAGCACAAATGGGTCACTTCATTTCATGCATCAGACTTCTTTTTATttggtttacatgttttggtcagCTTTACACAGATACCCTGCTCACAATCCAAAACCTTTTTAAGTCAAATTTCTCTCAGTATAtcttgtaaaatatttttttctatgatCTCGAGTGTATAGATCAACTGTAAATAAAGCGTATGAAAGAATCCTGATTTCCATATTGTTTATGTGTTGGGCTGTGTGGAGCAAAGCTCATTTACATGTTAATGATCACTCTACTGCACAGCATCTAGCATTTCTATAAATATGTAGAGCTTGTGCTCTctttatttaagttttttttaaatttttttttttaccttttcatgCTCAATGCTCAAAAGCGAAATGATTTAATTAcctaataacaataataatgcaaGAGGCGCACACAATCCTTTACAATAAATGCACACATGAAATGCATTACAAAGGATGTAAGCACAGACAGCAAGAACATGATGTGTAAAAGCAAGTTAGGAACAAAagaattaaagaaaattaaagataATGCCGACTGCCATCGCTTTTAGCAGTCCAGTCCAGGGAGGGTGGTGCATTTCAGGATTTGGAGataatttttgattttgttggaGTCTCTGCGGAAGCAGTAAAGTAGGTCATGATGGTCCATTGAATTGAGTTCTCCTTGTTTGTAGAAGGAAAAGGCAGAAGAGGGGACCAAACTCTCAGGAGAGATGTAACTCACGGTGTTACCAAGCACTCCCGATAGCTTCATCTGAGGTGCACAGAAGGAAAATTGACAGTACATAATTGAAATGCATTAAGATGCATGCAGTAagtaaataaactgttttaattagaatgtgatacatttcaaaatccacacacattcaaacattgtaaaaaatacaatcaCTGATGGTTAAGACCACAAAACACATCTACAAGCTCAGTAACCATAAGTGGATCCTTACCTTCTCAGCCATTTTTGTCACTCCGTCCCTCAGCTCATGCACCACATCACTGATCTCCAGCGCCTTGTTGGAGCTGTAGTGGTTGAAGTCTTGATTCTGATCCTGAGACATGCTCTGATAAAGTTGTGACAAGGGGTCACCCCAGGCCCCCAGCAGCCTCAGGATCACCTCTGTCAGCTGTTCTCTCTGCATATGAAATGATTGCTTAAGTAACTTGTGGTAAAGTGCAActtcattgcaaaaaaatgtctttaaattatCACTTATTTGCATATGTAAAATTTATAACGTGAATGCTCACCCCTAGCCTTTGTGCGTTCTC
This sequence is a window from Pagrus major chromosome 8, Pma_NU_1.0. Protein-coding genes within it:
- the LOC141000948 gene encoding prolactin-like, encoding MTKVWCAVLILVYLGLSTRVGTAPICTYGQAGCHTPSLADLFDRVIQQSSRMHGISSDLHSEFERYFFPSKNLIGKRKCHTHGILTPADKENAQRLGREQLTEVILRLLGAWGDPLSQLYQSMSQDQNQDFNHYSSNKALEISDVVHELRDGVTKMAEKMKLSGVLGNTVSYISPESLVPSSAFSFYKQGELNSMDHHDLLYCFRRDSNKIKNYLQILKCTTLPGLDC